The following is a genomic window from Amaranthus tricolor cultivar Red isolate AtriRed21 chromosome 10, ASM2621246v1, whole genome shotgun sequence.
CTCAAAAAACACGTGTAATCCCTTACGTTGAATATGTACCCCATTGAATGTGATATGTACCCATTCTGTGCGTGTCCACGGTTTTCACCAACTTAGTTGTTTCCATTTGATCATGCCCCTATACATAAATCTGGGAACTATTCAACAGTTAAATCGGCTAAAGGTATCAGCTAGCTAGCAAGGCTAAATAAATGATGTACTTGCCTATTTTTCTCTAATCCCATAAGGAACGCAGCTTCGGCCAATGCAGCGAGAAGGCTTCCTTTGCCAGCATCTTTTCCAGTCACAGCATACTCACTTACAAAAGCCTGGTAAAGGAAAAAATGTGAaacttttgttttatatatacaAGCAATTTTTTATTTGGCATTTAAAATGGaattttttatatcaaaatacCGAAAGGCGAAGTACAAAACGAAGAAAATCTCTAATTTCTTAGAGGGTGGTTGAAGGGGCAACACTTCATGTGCAAAAACAGGCATCTAAACAAGCTTACTCTAGATCCTAGGATGATCATTTAGGATTTCATGATAAGCGACCCCGATCTTAACATAATTTGCAAGATAAGTCGCTATTTGAATTCGCGTTTTGCTCGAATTTGCCCAAAAATAGACTAAATCCAACCATAGTTCACTTTTTTTGGTTCGCAATTTGCAagaagattagcgaatcatgtgacactgccTTACACCCTTACCAGAAATCATTCTTTATAAAATTTGGTAAGTGACCAAAAAGCATTAGGATAAAGTAAATACATAGCAAATTCCTTTACTTATTTACCTTTGGCCCCCTACGTCGTGTATTGTCAAACTTATGATACTTGGAGAACATATCATTTGCGGATGTGTATATCTGTCATAATTCGAGACATGAAAGCGAACTTGTTAAATCAGGTGCTATAATCGTAGAAATACGTCAGTATCAGATCAAAAGAAGGATGTTGAGAATATACATGAAAATCATACAAATCGGCTGGATGATCCAATGGAGTAGATGAGCCATCACAATTTGATATAACTTGGATATCTGGATATGCTTTTCTTAAGGCAGTGAAAAACTCGAGGTAATTTCCTGGTTAGAAGTATACAAGAATGAATCTCAATATGATGTCATCAACAAGATTGAAGAATGTCaataaaccaactcaaccaaaagtaaAAGCAGATGGTTGAGGCCCTAatgtatgttatatactctatcttACACAGGAGCCTTTtgagctagaagtgtggatgagAAGTGTAGATGCAACACAAATCTCCCTCATACTTTGAGTTACGTGGATGAGATTCAAGCCTGTGACCTAGGCTTCTAATACCGTGTCAAGCTACCAACGGTGAGAAGCATAAAATGACAAAATTGACTACAGAAGAGGCTTTGTATGAAAATCTAAATAACAATTACTATGGTACAAGGTGAATGAAAAAAGTGTACCTCGATAGTAAGGTTTTCCgcaatcttcattaccaatagCAATGTATTTGAGATCAAAAGGGGCTGGATGGCCCATTGCAGCACGAAGAGAACCCCATTTAGACGAAGGATCACCTCTAGCAAATTCTATGCTGTCTAGCATTTCCTATATGCACAAGGAAAAAAAATCTACgaataaattgattaaaagaCATGATGCTCACCAATTTTTCATGACATAACATGCTCTAAAAGGAGATGGTTATTGACAGCAAAGTCGaacaaaatctttagtaattattttggtaaatatatattatatattttcataaagATAACTCCTAACGTAAAGTCGAATAAAACGTGGAAATAACATACTTGCACAAATGcagaaataaccgctgtttCAACTTGATCTCGGTGACCAATTCCTATACATTAGTCAGAATAGCGTATATAActatcaaaaatgaaattttagacAGTATATGAGAGCATCAATCAAATAAACAGTGTCTTCGTAATTGATACCGTTATTAATTACCCAAACCGGAGCTGTTCCAAGATCTTCAGCCAACTGTAAAAATTCCGAATATATATAGCTATAACTCGGTGTATCCTTGATGGggtaataaaaaaatgaaggTAGAGAAAAGTTCATAAGTCCTACTTGGAGGAATTCAAAGTAACCCAGTCCATCATCAGTCCAGTACATCCAAACATCTCCAAGATGTCCGGGCCTTTCTTCCCATGGACCAATAGTTTCTTTCCAACGGAAAGCATTTCTTAGCCATTCACCTTCAACAAAACAGCCGCCTGAAAGGAAACGTAAAGGAACCTTGAGAGAATGCCAAGACCACATATCTAAAATTTATAGCATTTAACAAACTTTACCTGGGAATCGGAGAAATCTCGGTTCCAAAGCAACAAGCTTTTCGAAGAGGTCCTTACGGAATCCATGCCCCTATATGAACGAATTAGATCAAGTGCAAGGGAAAATTCCCAACAAGTGTTAACGAAAAAGTATTTATTACTAGGAGTGCACGAGTTTATGCATCATACTTCCTCTCTCCACGGCATAAATCGCAAAGATGTTCAAGAGATCATAGCTCGGAGTTCAAGAAAAAACAATCCATTATCcgaatgccattaagtggctcccacctaggcggGATTTGAGGGTCGGATGTACGTAACCTTATCCTTGTTAGTGACAACAAACAATTTGTTTCCAAACATTATGGCATATTTTCTTGATGGAAGATTTTCAagataaatctatatatatatatatacatacatacatacatatatatatatatatatatatatatatatatatatatatatatacatatatatatatatatatatatatatatatatatatatatatatatatatatatatctacctTATAAGTGTTGGTTGGCATTCCTGATACTTGATCGATCCAAAGTACACCCTTTTTGGTGGTTGTTAACTGAAGTCGTGAATTCGAATTTGAACTTTTAGCTTCCAGCATAACCTCCATCCTTGTCCAATTAGCAACTTGAAGTGCATCAGCACTGCCATAATAAATTAGTAGAATTAGAATGCATGCGCAGATGGAGAATTATTCTTGTGATCTATACGTAGATCTTCCACAAAGGTACGACTCTTACATCACATTGACGGTAGCCAGCACTTCCCTTCCATTAGAGCTAGCCAATGACACATCAACGTTTATTGATCCCGCCGATCGAACATAAAAGACTACTTTATAGGTATTTCCTTGTTCAATGTTCTGCAATACAAACAACCCACCAATTCATTGACAATTATTCTATGGCATCTAGTAGCATTTGATAGGTTCTTCTTGCCTtctaaaaaaatacttaatgtTTTGGGTTGTAGATTTCTGTCACTTACCATCCCCCAAAATCCGGGGTTATAGACTCCTACGCCACCTTTTGGACAAACTTTAGGACCAATATCATCGCACAAAACATCCATACGAAGAGCCACTTTATTACGCTCAAAACATGATGAAAGTTCCGTAGCAGCCATTATAGTTGATTCATCTCCAATTAGTGACCACGGCTTGATGTTTGACGGGGTGTGGTGACCTCCAGCTTCAAAACCTAAAGCCACAAATTTTCTAGATTATACACTACTACAAGGCTCTGGGATTAATGCTCTGGCATTGTTGTTGATACACTACTGTACAGGTGAACTTTTCGGTCATTTACTGAAAATTGAAACAAATTTAAACCTTAGTTGTCTAATAAGTCTATCTCACGCAACCAAACAAGTTTCCCGTTTCCAAAACACATTAATAACTGAACTAATTATTTGTACCAATTACTGAACCATAGACCAAATGGAATTGTAAATCTATGGTTTTGATAGACTTTACAGTTTGAAAATATGGTTCAGTTTGGAATTCGGCCAAGGCGCTAATATGGTCTAGTTTCAGAATACTTATACGATCATGTTTTACGCTTTAGTATTTGGTAATGATTCAGCATCGTTATGCAATATGCATCAAACCAAATTGTGAATGCTTTGTGTATATGAAAGATTGCAAACTGACAAATGCAAAAAGGCAATGCCGTTTGAAAGCATATATCTCGTTCAAGTACGAGAATCAAAGAGGGAAAAACGACTCTAATTTGAGACAAACACATAGAACATACCTCTGTTGCTAACTAATTCCGCCCAAAGTCCACCTGATCCAGCATGATTAATCTCCTAGATACATAGCACATTGCACATACATCATTTTCAATGAAGCAAATTTTATCCACATTTCACAAAGAAATAGCTCTTTGAAGATCCGAGAAGAGAAAACGTAAACCAAAGATGACCTAGAAAACATGAGCGACGAATTACATGTAAAAAATGTTAAACATTGGACTAATTTTCTTAGTTGAAGATTGGTAGCCGAATAAAGTACTCCCTCTgatttcatttgttcttctCATTCACTATTTTCATTCACTATTTTCGGGGATCTCAATGCAaacttataaaaagttaaaatttagaaagtatatatacgaatctatcaagatcccacatgaatatgttttctCATATAGATCGACcagaaatcatagtcaaagtttgacactaCGAACAACATATGAAAACGAAGGGTATAATCTTTGACAATAATGGTCTATCACAATGATTTGTTTTGGTTAATGTAACCAACttcatattatcatattattcgGATCAAGGCTTTGACATAAGAAAATCGATGTTTGAAGAAATTGACCTCAAAGAATATCCCAAACAATGTATCAGGAATCGTCCGGCCGGAAGCAGAAGCATCCACAATGAGTGCAGCTGTTTCAGTCTGTTTAAAGAACCTTCCAATCCCTTTGGAATTATACAAAGTATATGACCCAATTATTAGCAGAAGCAAAAGACAATATCCACCCATTTCTGCCTCAACACATTAATCTTCAGCAAATCTTCAAAAAGCTACACAATATGTTACCAAATTTAGTAAAATCATCAATAATCACAACCAAAAGAAATACCAAAAtagaaataacaacaaaaatggGTTATCAGATAAACAGATGATCACAAAATACAAACCCTTTTCTGGGTTCATAATAAACTTTGAAAAGCTTGTAAAATTTAATCATGATCATGATTTTAATTATgatcatcaaattaaaaaatttaagattGTAAGAAAAAACCCAGATAATTAAGCACCTTAATCACTTAATTAAGCAACAAACCAAAAACCCCAGAAAGTAAAATGTGAAAGATCAAAAGTCAAAGTTGCAACCTTTATGAATGCAATTCAATTACATTGTGTAATTAACATTCAAAATAAttgaaatgagaaaaaaaaattacaaaaagatTCTCATTAGAGAACATAATCCAAACAATGATGGGTACAACTCAATCCCATTATTTCCATTATTCATTATAAAGTTTTAATCTCTGTCatcattaaactaatttacTAAACATATAGCAATAAAGTGTACTTCATGATATATTATTCCCCTGCATTGCTTAGAGTTATGTAATGTTTACCTGCAAAATATTCAATGCTCAATTAATCTTCAATTGTTTTGGATAAGAGAAAATTAatggataataataaaataaatgaataaaaatatatgtaaagaaaaaaaaatggtaattgaccaaagaaaataaatatggCTTTGCTTTAAGGGAAGAATTCTTTAGCCTAATATAACAACATTACAATCCATAGTGAAACTTAATTAGAATGATTGGATTATGGATAAGGCAACAAAATAACATTTATTGTGTAATGTGGTTATTAAGTGGCTTTCATTTAGATGAGATTCAAGGTTGAATATAACAACCTCACTCTTGTTAGTGGTaagactaataaaaaaataatttccgaTCGAGTCCAGGTTACAAATGTCATATATAAATTCACATAAATATAATATGCATTTAatttaatgagttattttaGTGGAGTATTTTTTAATAGTGGTTGAGTAAAATAGAGATTAGTCTAATTCTATATTTTTACTTCCACAATAAAACATCTACTCGTCTAACTATTTTAAGAATAGACTCTTGATTATCTTTTAGGTATAATAGGAATATTTTTATCTATCaataaaaagttattttcaaattttcttaaaataattttttaagattcAATTCTAGTCaataatcttttaaaaaaatcaacgtGTCCTTTTGCGTCATGCAATGTTTCCTACTACTTAAATGATGTAGGACATGCACCCTTATCTAAAACGGTATGTATTAGTAAgaaaatgaaataacaataaccaGTCAACATCCCCATGTTCTGAGCATATTCACTTGAAACTAAATCATCTAAACAATTGCTATGATATTTacttaaatattcaattttaaaatttgacaaTATTTTCATCACGGATTGTCAATTACACCGATAATTAAATCATCTAAACAATTgctatgatatttaattaaatattcgATTTTAAAATTTGATGACATTTTTATCACGGGTTGTCACTCACACTGATGATTAAATCATCTAAACAATTgctatgatatttaattaaatattcaattttaaaatttgacgATATTTTCATCACGGGTTGTCAATCACACCGATGATTAAATCATCTAAACAATTgctatgatatttaattaaatattcaattttaaaatttgacaaCATTTTCATCACAGGTTGTCACTCACACCGATGATTAAATCATCTAAACAATtgctataatatttaattaaatattaaacacAAACTAAACATACACatatttttaatcatattaaactaaaataaatcatCTAGGCAAGGTGAAACTAGACTTAAGCTAAGGTGCAAGGTAGTCTTTTGAATTGTTGTTCTAAAGATTACTACaagaataaagaaaaacaaGTTGCTTATTGTGTAACATTGCAGAAAAAGCCATTCAAGGATTCACATTGGGTAGCGTTCACCCTAAAAAAATTGCAACAATAATCAACACTTGATGAATTTGACACAGCATCTATCGTCCACAAGAATAAGCTTGCAATTCGTGCGAAAAATGTCAGACATGGAGAGTTTTTATAATACTCTACTAATGACTGAACTTGAATATACAGTTAAAATAAAACATA
Proteins encoded in this region:
- the LOC130826077 gene encoding alpha-L-arabinofuranosidase 1-like; this translates as MGGYCLLLLLIIGSYTLYNSKGIGRFFKQTETAALIVDASASGRTIPDTLFGIFFEEINHAGSGGLWAELVSNRGFEAGGHHTPSNIKPWSLIGDESTIMAATELSSCFERNKVALRMDVLCDDIGPKVCPKGGVGVYNPGFWGMNIEQGNTYKVVFYVRSAGSINVDVSLASSNGREVLATVNVIADALQVANWTRMEVMLEAKSSNSNSRLQLTTTKKGVLWIDQVSGMPTNTYKGHGFRKDLFEKLVALEPRFLRFPGGCFVEGEWLRNAFRWKETIGPWEERPGHLGDVWMYWTDDGLGYFEFLQLAEDLGTAPVWVINNGIGHRDQVETAVISAFVQEMLDSIEFARGDPSSKWGSLRAAMGHPAPFDLKYIAIGNEDCGKPYYRGNYLEFFTALRKAYPDIQVISNCDGSSTPLDHPADLYDFHIYTSANDMFSKYHKFDNTRRRGPKAFVSEYAVTGKDAGKGSLLAALAEAAFLMGLEKNSDVVQMASYAPLFVNTNDRRWNPDAIVYDSSRVYGTPSYWMQLFFAKSSGATLLKTGLRSSSSLVASAISWNNATDNKNYITIKIVNFANRYVKLKLSIAVNENSVRLAGSKKTVLTSNNVMDENSFRSPKKVVPFSTGFTITGKNTDILLQPYSFTSFDVVREQPSHLLINEADFGRKSSS